In Kangiella profundi, one DNA window encodes the following:
- a CDS encoding sensor histidine kinase — translation MTQKRRGIHYKIIKAMAIQLLLISAVTLLGVYGAAKVVENVLIKQALEGEADFFWKNYEQDPNFNLPSTLNLTGYMSSSQPSDDVPDYLESLQPGYQRVDFNNRQPLVHISEQYGKRLYLVFEEGQVARLSFYFGIAPLAFVLLIIYLPAWITYMLSRRAISPVVKLSRLMDSVEVSERADLKMDFSDIENNADAEVMTLLQAFDQYAERVNEYVTREKNFTRYASHELRTPLAVLKGSISLLEKQQLNDSQQKIVSRMKPMVKEMEDLLEALFLLSRDQEPDIGEEPVNVNGIVKQQLSAIERLFPDKNIETHLHSNVQLQMRISERLLVICLNNIIFNAFNYTEQGSIQVFVGRSFIRVSDTGIGMDEKSLQRIFEPFYRANREQEQVKGFGLGMAIVKRICDQMDWRISIDSQPGKGTQIQLTLKEHAK, via the coding sequence ATGACACAAAAACGTCGTGGCATACATTATAAAATTATTAAAGCTATGGCAATCCAGTTGTTGCTGATTAGTGCTGTGACTTTATTAGGTGTCTATGGTGCGGCAAAAGTTGTTGAAAATGTTCTAATTAAGCAGGCGCTCGAAGGCGAAGCCGATTTCTTCTGGAAGAACTATGAACAGGACCCTAATTTTAACTTACCAAGTACCCTCAATCTAACAGGGTACATGTCATCTTCCCAACCGTCGGATGATGTTCCAGATTATCTGGAGTCTTTGCAACCCGGTTATCAAAGAGTCGACTTCAATAATAGACAGCCATTAGTCCACATCTCCGAACAATACGGCAAACGTTTGTATCTGGTATTTGAAGAAGGCCAGGTTGCACGCTTGTCGTTTTATTTTGGTATTGCACCATTGGCCTTCGTTCTTTTAATTATTTATCTGCCTGCCTGGATCACTTACATGCTTTCACGAAGAGCCATTTCGCCGGTAGTGAAATTGTCACGACTGATGGACAGTGTTGAGGTTTCAGAGCGTGCTGATCTGAAAATGGATTTCTCAGACATTGAAAACAATGCCGATGCTGAAGTGATGACGCTTTTGCAGGCGTTCGATCAGTATGCAGAGCGAGTTAATGAGTATGTGACTCGTGAAAAAAACTTTACCCGCTATGCCAGCCATGAGCTCAGAACGCCATTAGCGGTATTGAAAGGTTCTATCTCTTTATTGGAAAAGCAACAGCTTAACGATTCTCAACAAAAAATTGTCTCGCGCATGAAGCCAATGGTAAAAGAAATGGAAGACTTGCTGGAAGCACTGTTCCTTCTTTCCAGGGATCAGGAGCCAGATATCGGCGAGGAACCAGTGAATGTTAATGGCATAGTAAAGCAACAGTTAAGTGCTATAGAGCGATTATTTCCAGATAAGAATATTGAGACTCACCTGCATAGCAACGTTCAGTTACAGATGCGTATTTCAGAGCGACTGTTAGTCATTTGTCTGAACAATATTATTTTTAATGCATTTAACTATACCGAGCAGGGATCGATACAGGTCTTTGTTGGACGTAGTTTCATTAGAGTCTCTGATACGGGAATTGGCATGGACGAAAAAAGTCTGCAGCGGATTTTTGAACCATTTTATCGCGCCAACCGTGAGCAGGAGCAGGTAAAAGGTTTTGGTCTTGGCATGGCCATAGTTAAGCGGATCTGTGACCAGATGGACTGGCGCATTTCAATTGATAGCCAGCCCGGAAAAGGAACTCAAATTCAGCTAACGCTGAAAGAGCATGCTAAATAA
- a CDS encoding SAM-dependent methyltransferase, with amino-acid sequence MIAQAINLIEKGLLPDRLVRLGIRKLCEQRLTEESAYDCEEQAERYHAFLQELKSSEVAIKTDKANEQHYEVPAQFYHYALGKNLKYSSAYWPENVKNLDQAEQAMLDLYAKRGEFVDGQDILELGCGWGSLTLYLAAKYPNSTITGVSNSNSQREHIQQQAKERGLTNITIITQDINQFDPGRQFDRIISIEMFEHVRNYEVLFERVSQWLKDEGKVFLHVFCHRYLMYPFQEEGDDNWMGRYFFSGGQMPAADTFLNFQQKLQIERRWLVNGQHYEKTSNAWLENMDKHQKEIMPLFETVYGKDFAKIWFQRWRIFFMACAELFGYADGNEWMVAHYRFVKK; translated from the coding sequence ATGATTGCACAAGCTATTAACTTAATTGAGAAAGGATTGCTTCCTGATCGCCTGGTGCGCCTGGGTATTCGTAAGCTCTGCGAGCAACGCCTGACAGAAGAATCAGCGTACGACTGTGAAGAGCAGGCTGAGCGTTACCATGCATTCCTGCAGGAATTAAAATCCTCTGAAGTAGCCATTAAAACTGATAAGGCGAATGAACAGCATTACGAAGTTCCGGCTCAGTTTTATCATTATGCGCTGGGCAAGAATCTGAAATACAGTAGCGCCTATTGGCCTGAAAATGTCAAAAACCTGGATCAGGCTGAGCAGGCCATGCTGGATCTATACGCTAAGCGTGGCGAATTTGTTGATGGCCAGGATATTCTGGAGCTGGGTTGCGGATGGGGTTCTTTAACTCTTTATTTGGCTGCAAAATATCCGAACAGCACTATTACCGGAGTATCAAATTCGAACTCGCAAAGAGAACATATACAGCAGCAGGCCAAGGAACGTGGTTTAACTAATATCACCATCATTACCCAGGACATCAATCAGTTTGATCCTGGCCGTCAGTTTGACCGAATTATTTCAATTGAGATGTTTGAGCATGTAAGAAATTATGAAGTGCTATTTGAGCGAGTCAGTCAATGGCTGAAAGATGAGGGTAAAGTTTTTCTGCATGTGTTCTGTCACCGTTACCTGATGTATCCATTCCAGGAAGAGGGTGACGATAACTGGATGGGGCGCTACTTTTTCAGTGGTGGCCAGATGCCGGCAGCTGATACCTTTTTGAATTTCCAGCAGAAGCTGCAAATTGAGCGTCGCTGGCTGGTTAATGGTCAGCACTATGAGAAAACCTCAAATGCCTGGCTTGAGAACATGGATAAACACCAAAAAGAAATCATGCCACTGTTCGAAACAGTTTATGGAAAGGACTTCGCTAAAATCTGGTTCCAACGTTGGCGAATTTTCTTTATGGCTTGTGCCGAGTTATTTGGTTATGCTGACGGTAATGAATGGATGGTAGCTCACTATAGATTCGTTAAGAAATGA
- a CDS encoding DUF1295 domain-containing protein: MELDAAIIVVAVLCFVGQLIAWVWQFHTKNTDIVDITWALLIVLSGLIYVAMAEGSGFHRYIVLLIPIAWYARLAWHLIDRYQVDHEDGRYQQLRAHWSENTQIKLFVFFMFQALLAFAFSYPVAVIVSSSQGFDIFDGIGITIAALSFVGVTLSDYQLRQFKRNSDNKGKVCKNGFWRYSRHPNYFFEWTHWFAYPLIGWHADQGWLLWLYPVLMLLFLLKLTGIPFNEQQNIRSKGDAYREYQRQTNKFFLGPTK; the protein is encoded by the coding sequence ATGGAATTAGATGCCGCAATAATCGTTGTCGCAGTGTTATGTTTTGTGGGGCAGCTGATCGCGTGGGTGTGGCAATTTCATACAAAAAACACAGATATCGTTGATATAACCTGGGCCCTGTTGATCGTACTAAGCGGACTGATATATGTAGCCATGGCCGAAGGCAGCGGTTTCCATAGATATATTGTTCTGCTGATTCCAATTGCCTGGTATGCCCGTTTGGCCTGGCATCTTATCGATAGATATCAGGTAGATCACGAAGATGGGCGCTATCAACAGCTTCGCGCACACTGGTCTGAAAATACTCAGATAAAACTGTTTGTCTTTTTCATGTTTCAGGCGCTGTTGGCATTTGCATTCAGTTACCCTGTCGCTGTCATTGTATCCAGTAGTCAAGGTTTCGATATATTTGATGGTATTGGCATTACCATAGCTGCCCTATCTTTTGTTGGAGTAACCTTGTCTGATTATCAGTTACGACAATTCAAAAGAAACTCAGATAACAAAGGTAAGGTCTGTAAGAACGGATTCTGGCGCTATTCTCGTCATCCCAATTATTTCTTTGAATGGACCCATTGGTTTGCCTATCCATTAATAGGCTGGCACGCGGATCAGGGATGGCTGTTGTGGTTATATCCTGTATTAATGCTTCTGTTTCTTTTGAAGTTAACCGGAATTCCATTTAATGAACAACAGAATATTCGAAGCAAAGGTGATGCCTACAGAGAGTATCAACGCCAGACCAATAAATTTTTCCTGGGCCCAACGAAGTAG
- a CDS encoding DUF2878 domain-containing protein, with translation MVSTAKLNKVLNFVLLQTLWFALVVGAAYKHILLGLGLFTVFAIWQLHPANRKQTDIKLAITLAALGLVLDSLWLQLGLISYEMQWPYSFLAPFWIVMLWFAFGLTINHSLAWIFDYKILGVIVSGIGGPISYLAAEKLGAVTLIEPVWAFVALIVGWTLIMVLIVSLFSHSSGYQQNLSGKREASWN, from the coding sequence ATGGTTAGCACTGCAAAGTTAAACAAAGTACTAAATTTTGTACTGCTTCAAACGCTGTGGTTTGCATTGGTTGTAGGTGCAGCTTATAAGCACATCTTATTAGGCCTTGGCTTGTTTACAGTCTTTGCCATCTGGCAGTTACACCCAGCGAATCGAAAACAGACGGATATCAAGCTCGCAATAACACTGGCGGCACTGGGTTTGGTGCTAGATAGTCTATGGTTACAGCTTGGGCTCATCAGTTATGAGATGCAGTGGCCATATTCGTTTTTAGCGCCATTCTGGATTGTGATGCTTTGGTTTGCATTCGGCCTAACCATAAATCATTCACTGGCCTGGATTTTTGATTACAAAATACTAGGAGTTATTGTCAGTGGTATTGGCGGTCCAATTTCATACTTGGCTGCTGAAAAACTCGGTGCAGTCACCTTAATCGAACCGGTATGGGCATTCGTGGCTCTGATAGTTGGTTGGACCCTGATCATGGTATTGATTGTTTCATTATTTTCCCACTCATCCGGATATCAACAGAATTTATCAGGCAAGAGAGAAGCATCATGGAATTAG
- a CDS encoding SAM-dependent methyltransferase produces the protein MNDFTEKQAITGKKQQQSESVQLPLSERKQVSGFERLIRSQVLKALSRIKGGQIIISDPVGKQFCGTASGKSDLCVTINISQLDFYRQVAMHGSIGAAESYMKEQWSTDDLTGLVRLLVINRDILDEMEGGLAWLKNSILKLWHFFNRNSVEGSRKNISAHYDLGNDFFKLFLDEHLMYSSAIFTEQANTLELASELKLKTICEKLDLNANDRLVEIGTGWGGFAIYAAKNYGCHVTTTTISEQQYQHARQRVKDEGLESKITILKEDYRKLKGQFDKLVSIEMIEAVGHQYLDTYIKQCSDLLKPDGMALIQAITIEDSRYKQALKSVDFIKRYIFPGSFIPCVSVIVDSARKSSDLRLINLEDFGDSYAKTLNEWRKRFFAHIEAVKAQGFDRSFIQMWDFYLCYCEGGFIEKAISDVHLLFAKPGNKRQQWLALQS, from the coding sequence GTGAATGATTTTACCGAAAAGCAGGCCATAACCGGCAAAAAGCAGCAGCAGAGTGAGTCTGTACAACTTCCCCTGTCTGAAAGGAAACAAGTGTCAGGATTCGAGAGACTGATTCGTAGTCAGGTGTTAAAAGCCTTGAGCCGTATTAAAGGCGGTCAGATCATTATCAGTGACCCAGTTGGCAAGCAGTTCTGTGGCACCGCCAGTGGTAAATCTGACCTGTGCGTCACTATTAATATTAGTCAGCTAGACTTTTATCGCCAAGTAGCCATGCACGGCAGTATTGGTGCCGCTGAGTCTTACATGAAAGAACAGTGGTCAACCGATGACTTAACTGGCTTAGTTCGTCTATTGGTTATCAACCGGGATATTCTGGATGAGATGGAAGGTGGTCTTGCCTGGTTGAAAAACAGTATTCTAAAATTATGGCATTTCTTTAATCGCAACAGTGTTGAAGGAAGCCGAAAAAATATTTCAGCGCATTATGATCTAGGAAACGACTTCTTTAAATTATTTTTAGATGAGCACCTGATGTACTCATCGGCAATTTTTACAGAGCAGGCCAATACCCTCGAACTGGCTTCAGAGTTAAAGTTGAAAACCATCTGCGAAAAACTGGATCTTAATGCAAACGATCGCCTGGTCGAAATTGGTACGGGCTGGGGCGGCTTTGCCATTTATGCTGCCAAGAACTATGGCTGCCATGTAACAACCACAACTATTTCTGAACAGCAATATCAGCACGCCAGACAGCGCGTCAAGGACGAGGGTCTTGAAAGCAAGATCACTATCCTTAAGGAAGATTATCGCAAGCTGAAAGGCCAGTTCGATAAGCTGGTTTCTATTGAAATGATTGAAGCAGTAGGACATCAATACCTCGACACCTACATCAAGCAATGTAGTGATCTATTAAAGCCTGATGGCATGGCTTTGATTCAGGCTATTACTATCGAGGACTCTCGTTATAAACAAGCGTTAAAATCAGTGGATTTTATAAAGCGTTACATCTTTCCTGGCAGTTTTATTCCATGTGTATCAGTAATTGTAGATTCCGCAAGAAAATCCTCAGATTTGCGACTTATTAATTTAGAAGATTTTGGTGATAGTTACGCCAAAACCTTAAATGAATGGCGTAAACGTTTCTTTGCACATATTGAGGCAGTCAAGGCGCAAGGATTTGACCGGTCATTCATCCAGATGTGGGATTTTTATCTGTGCTATTGCGAAGGTGGCTTTATCGAAAAAGCCATTAGCGATGTTCATCTACTGTTTGCCAAACCTGGCAACAAGAGGCAGCAATGGTTAGCACTGCAAAGTTAA
- a CDS encoding DUF1365 domain-containing protein: protein MLNQGFMVGEIRHRRYRPKPHEFTYKMYWSLLDLDKLEETFSESKLWSLERWNLISFRNKDFHQNSLISESGIKDSGIKENGINENSIPEINKTSINKQAIIETIRQQTGKNFSGKVFMLSHLRYLGFNFNSVCFYFCYQNDNLKYIVSEITNTPWGERHSYLHLCDEGKRGGKNGDNLFQFEFDKEFHVSPFLTMDMHYQWLFKVEDDELRIHMVVNQKRTNHKFFDATFTADYLPLTKSNMRKLVLSRPLQPLKMVAAIYWQALKLWLKKIPFVPHPKFDKDSRSGDVGAEAGKRNQGRE from the coding sequence ATGCTTAATCAGGGTTTTATGGTGGGAGAGATTCGACATCGTCGCTATCGACCCAAACCGCATGAGTTTACCTACAAAATGTATTGGAGCTTACTCGATCTGGACAAGCTCGAAGAGACTTTTTCTGAAAGTAAACTGTGGTCTCTGGAAAGATGGAATCTGATTTCCTTTCGCAACAAAGATTTCCACCAAAATTCTCTTATCTCAGAAAGCGGTATCAAAGATAGCGGTATTAAAGAAAACGGTATCAATGAAAATAGTATCCCCGAAATAAACAAAACCAGCATAAACAAACAGGCCATTATTGAGACCATCCGCCAGCAAACTGGCAAAAACTTTTCTGGCAAGGTTTTTATGCTTTCCCACTTGAGATATCTGGGCTTTAACTTTAACTCCGTCTGCTTCTATTTTTGTTATCAGAATGACAACTTGAAGTATATCGTTTCTGAAATCACAAATACCCCATGGGGGGAGCGCCATAGCTACCTGCATCTATGTGATGAAGGCAAAAGAGGTGGCAAAAATGGAGACAACCTTTTTCAGTTTGAGTTCGATAAAGAATTTCATGTGTCACCATTTCTAACTATGGATATGCATTATCAATGGCTGTTTAAGGTTGAGGATGACGAGTTACGAATTCATATGGTAGTGAATCAAAAGCGGACTAATCATAAATTCTTTGACGCCACCTTCACAGCGGATTACTTACCATTAACTAAAAGCAATATGCGAAAGCTTGTCTTAAGCAGACCTTTGCAACCTTTAAAAATGGTCGCCGCGATTTACTGGCAAGCTTTGAAATTATGGTTAAAAAAGATTCCCTTCGTACCTCACCCAAAGTTTGATAAAGATTCTCGTAGCGGTGATGTCGGAGCAGAAGCAGGCAAGAGGAACCAGGGTCGTGAATGA
- a CDS encoding NAD(P)/FAD-dependent oxidoreductase, whose amino-acid sequence MKVAVIGGGISGLTAAERLASEADVTLFEHANKLGGHADTQYIEVEAKAGGKKKIAVDTGFIVFNPENYPTFYGLLQKYQVPYKDSDMSFAVSNKLTGLEYNAGTLNGLFSQRKNIVSPKFYRMLRDIFRFYREAGELLEPSSEQGDITLGDYLRKNGYSQQFIDEHILPMSCALWSGDSQVILDFPARYLVAFMNNHQMMQAFNRPIWKTIQGGSKAYVEAIASNAGFQVKLGCPISKVIRNHEKVWLHTAEGKQEFDYVIFACHSDQALKMIEGASEAEHQILGAIRYQENQITLHSDTSLLPSKKRAWASWNVIIDEKTRQECTVSYYMNLLQSLDTPTPVIVSLNMSERVNPELVWKEVTYHHPVYTQATIDAQQNKHQIQGKHRSYYCGAYWGWGFHEDGARSGLEAAEQLLKDSGYA is encoded by the coding sequence ATGAAAGTTGCTGTGATTGGAGGCGGGATTTCTGGATTGACCGCTGCTGAGCGATTGGCCTCAGAAGCCGATGTAACCCTATTTGAACATGCCAACAAACTAGGTGGACACGCAGACACTCAATATATTGAAGTTGAAGCTAAAGCTGGTGGTAAGAAAAAAATAGCAGTGGATACCGGTTTTATTGTATTTAACCCGGAAAACTATCCAACATTTTATGGGTTGCTACAAAAGTATCAGGTTCCTTATAAAGACAGCGATATGAGCTTTGCTGTGTCTAACAAGCTGACTGGCCTCGAGTATAATGCCGGAACCTTGAATGGTCTTTTTAGTCAACGCAAGAATATAGTCAGCCCAAAATTTTATCGGATGTTGCGTGATATATTTCGCTTTTATCGTGAAGCGGGAGAGTTGTTAGAACCCAGCAGTGAACAAGGCGATATTACCCTGGGAGACTATCTAAGGAAAAATGGCTATAGCCAACAGTTTATAGACGAGCATATCCTCCCAATGTCTTGCGCTCTATGGTCTGGCGATAGTCAGGTGATTCTTGATTTTCCAGCACGATACCTGGTTGCCTTTATGAACAACCATCAAATGATGCAGGCATTCAATCGCCCAATCTGGAAAACCATTCAAGGTGGATCAAAAGCTTATGTCGAAGCGATAGCCAGCAATGCGGGATTCCAGGTGAAACTGGGTTGCCCCATTAGCAAAGTAATTCGTAATCACGAAAAGGTCTGGCTACATACGGCTGAGGGTAAACAAGAATTTGATTATGTGATCTTTGCCTGTCATAGCGACCAGGCGCTAAAAATGATTGAAGGTGCCAGTGAGGCTGAACACCAAATTCTGGGAGCGATTCGCTACCAGGAAAATCAAATCACTTTGCATTCAGACACTAGTTTATTGCCAAGCAAAAAACGTGCCTGGGCCAGCTGGAATGTAATAATAGATGAAAAAACTCGTCAGGAGTGTACAGTAAGTTATTACATGAACTTACTGCAGTCATTGGACACCCCGACGCCAGTCATTGTCAGTCTGAATATGTCGGAACGAGTGAATCCCGAGCTGGTTTGGAAAGAGGTGACCTATCATCACCCTGTCTATACTCAGGCGACGATTGATGCGCAACAAAACAAACATCAGATTCAGGGGAAGCACAGAAGTTATTATTGTGGCGCCTACTGGGGCTGGGGCTTCCATGAAGATGGTGCACGAAGCGGACTGGAGGCTGCAGAACAACTTCTGAAGGATTCAGGATATGCTTAA
- a CDS encoding acyl-CoA desaturase: MKMKQWFDNSQINTNGNQPEQLEGVDWPRVIPYIGLHLVCLFAFVTGVSWTAVIICVAAYLIRMFAITAFYHRYFSHKSFKTYRWVQAVFGFLGASATQRGPLWWAAHHRHHHIHADTDEDAHSPRHGFLKSHMLWFLNKKNFPTQEDRVRDLAKYPELRWLDRFDIFPPILFAALIFGLGIYLEKFHPELGADRWQVLIWGFFISTILLSHVTYCINSLAHRWGSKRFETNDDSRNNFLLALLTLGEGWHNNHHFSPGSVKQGFYWWEIDLSFYVLKAMEKLGLVWDLKYPNKEIIEIKAKS; the protein is encoded by the coding sequence ATGAAAATGAAACAATGGTTTGATAACAGTCAAATCAATACTAATGGCAATCAGCCTGAACAGCTTGAAGGGGTTGATTGGCCACGTGTTATTCCTTACATAGGCTTGCACCTTGTCTGCTTATTCGCGTTTGTAACAGGTGTATCCTGGACTGCAGTAATTATCTGTGTTGCTGCTTACCTTATTCGAATGTTTGCGATTACGGCTTTCTATCATCGCTATTTTTCGCATAAAAGTTTTAAGACTTACCGTTGGGTTCAGGCCGTATTTGGTTTCCTGGGCGCCTCTGCTACTCAGCGCGGGCCATTATGGTGGGCAGCCCACCATAGGCATCATCATATTCATGCTGATACTGACGAGGATGCGCACTCGCCAAGACACGGCTTTCTAAAGAGTCATATGCTGTGGTTTCTAAACAAGAAAAACTTCCCAACCCAGGAAGACAGAGTTAGAGACCTTGCCAAATATCCAGAGCTTCGCTGGTTAGATAGATTCGATATTTTCCCGCCAATCCTTTTCGCTGCTTTAATATTTGGCCTTGGAATTTACTTGGAAAAGTTTCATCCTGAGCTTGGTGCAGACCGCTGGCAGGTACTGATCTGGGGATTCTTTATTTCAACCATACTGTTATCGCACGTTACCTACTGTATTAACTCACTGGCCCATCGCTGGGGTAGCAAGCGCTTTGAGACCAATGATGACAGCCGTAATAATTTTTTACTGGCTTTGTTGACGTTAGGCGAAGGCTGGCATAACAACCACCATTTTAGTCCGGGCTCAGTAAAGCAGGGCTTTTACTGGTGGGAAATTGACCTGAGTTTCTATGTGCTCAAAGCAATGGAAAAGCTGGGGTTAGTATGGGATTTGAAATATCCCAATAAAGAAATAATAGAAATAAAGGCTAAATCATGA